CTTTTGACAGTTTTTTTTCTATAGAAATAGCGTCTAAATCAATTCCAAAAACAGGATCATAACACACAGGAATCGTCCACAACTTTGACACTATGTCATGTTCTAAATCACTAGATTTATATATCTTTTTTAAAAGATTTACTTCATTTTCGAAATTCCTACAAACCAAATCATAATTAATTAATAACGAGTTATATGTGTTTTTTACCTCAACAATAGATTTAACATTAAAATCATGAATAGCATCTTTAAACCGAATAATATCTTGCAAAACAGTTTCATCAATAACCGCTGGCCATTCTATTAAAATAGAACGCTCTCCAAACGGTTTATATGTAAGATTGAAAGTCACCTTTTTATCTAATTTTAACACCTTCTTTTTCTAAATTTATTCGCAACTTTTTAAGTAATGATACAGCATTAAAATTATCGCCATGCATACAAAATGTTTCGGCTTTTATAGGGACACTTTCTCCAGTTACGGCAATTACTTTTTGATTTAAAATCATACCATAAACATGTTTAAACATCACATCTGTATCGTGTATTAAAGCTTCTTTTTTTGTTCGTGAAACTAAGGATAAATCGGCATTATAATTTCTATCGGCAAAGGCTTCGTAAACAATAGGAATATTATTTTCAAGAGCTAAACTGGCAATAACCGATTGGAAAGGCACGTATAATTTTATAGGATCTACAAAACTTTTCATAACCTCTATAATAACCAAAGCTGCTTTTTTATCGACAGCTACCAAATTATAAAGTGCACCATGAGGTTTTACATGATGCAAGGTTATATGCTCTTCTCTAAGAATACTTAGCAAATCTTCTATTTGATGCTTTAACGTAGCAAATAAAGCTGTGCAAGACATATCCATCTTTACTCTACCAAAATTTTCTTTATCAGGAAACGAAGGATGCGCACCTATTTTAACTCGATGCTGTTTTGCTAATTTAACAACAGACCGCATTGTTACATTATCTCCAGCATGACCGCCACAGGCAATATTACAAGATGATACCAAAGGCATTAACTGAGACTCGTTACCAACGCCCTCGCCTACATCAACATTTATATCTATTGAAAAGTTATTCACTATTACAAATTTAAACTAAACACATTTTTTAATGTTATTACAGCAAGTAATATACTAATTCCTAGAATTAAAACGCTTAAAATGTTTTGTTTGGTTTATTAGCTATAAATTATATATGATTAAAACCTTAAATGAGTAGTTCCTGCTATTCTCTAATTTTTATTAATTAAATATGTATATTAACATAACTTTAAATCAGCAAACCATGAAAGCCTTATTATCAATTCTAGTCGTTTTTATGTTGTTTAACTGTACAAACGATCAAATTTTAGAAAAGGCTAAAGAACTCACCAGAGATAAAAACTATAAAGTAGGTTTAACTACTCTATGTGAGAGTAACATTGACATTAAATGGGTTTGTGTTTCAAAAACTGAATTTGAAAGACTTCATGCGTTACCCGTATCCTGTAATACTGTTTTAATAACTTCTTTAGAAGGCAATAAATATTCAGGGATAATAAATGACTTAAATTCTGATGAAAGTACTTGTTTAAGATAAGTATTCAAAATGTTTTCAATGTAAACATTTAATTGAAAATTGCTTGATTATTTCACTAATCTAGCTTTACCTCAAATTAAAATATACGGCTAAACCTTATATTATTTTACTCTTACCGCAACTAGTTACAAACTATCGGTAGCGGTGTTGTTATTTAATTAATAACGTTTTTTTTAACTAAGTGACCATTAACATCTCTTTTTGGTTTCATACCTAAACAACACCGACAAAAACCATATTTATCATTACATCTGTGTGTAGCAATGTGACAATGCTCTGTAAAATCATCAAATTTAAATTTAATATCACTAATACTATCATAATAATCACAACACCCTTTTTTCATTATAACAATCCCTTCTGATTCAAAACGACTACCATTTGAACTAATTTTAAATTCTTGAATTTGAGATTCAAATGCTAAACGCAATAATTGATTAATAGATTCTGTATCACCACCCTCTTCTCTTTTAAAGTGAGCCATTGAATAATATAATAAATAATTGTTTCTATAAAACAATTCTTCATTTTCATCGTGACCAAAATTATCACCATTCTTTATTAAAGCATTATTGAACAACAACCATAAATAATCGTGAAATAAAACACCGTTATTTATTCTCCATTTTTTATAATAATCTGTTAATTCATCATTAGAAAAAAAGGCTGTTAAAATTGGATTTTTATCAATAAAACTTTCAATATTTTCTAGTGTATATTTTATCATAAACAATATTCTTTTAATTCAGCTCACATTGTATTACATATATGATGTACAAATAAAAAATCACATTCAGTTAATTTGTCTTTTAGTGATTGGGTTATATAAAAAGTTTGCTATTATTTGATATAAACCTCTCTCAGCTACAACTAGTTTGCAACTAGCGGTAATTCTATAGATACTAAGAGATTCCTGCCTTCGCAGGAATTTGTTAACCCAACCACCCTTCACGATCCAAACTTCGATACTGAATAGCCTCACTAATATGCGAACCATTAATGGCTTCTATACCTTCTAAATCGGCAATCGTTCTAGAAACTTTAAGTATTCTATCGTAAGCACGCGCCGATAAATTTAAACGTTCCATAGCGGTTTTTAAAAGTTGTTTTGAATTTTCATCTAAAACACAATGTTTACGTATTTGCTTGGTATTCATTTGTGCATTATAATGTACAGTATCAGACGCTTTAAAGCGATCTGTTTGAATTTCTCTAGCTTTAGTAACACGCTTTCTAATCTCTACTGAAGTTTCACTTTTTCGTTCTTCTGATAGTTTTTCAAAAGGCACAGGTGTGACTTCAATATGAATATCTATGCGGTCTAATAACGGTCCCGAAATTTTACTTAAATACCGTTGCATTTCAGCAGGACTTGAGGTTACGGGTGCATTCGGGTCATTAAAATAACCACCAGGACTCGGGTTCATACTCGCTACCAACATAAACGACGATGGATACGTAACCGTAAACTTCGCTCTTGAAATCGTAACCTCTCTATCTTCTAAGGGTTGGCGCATCACTTCTAAAACCTCTCGCTTAAATTCAGGGAGTTCATCTAAAAACAATACCCCATTATGTGATAAGGATATTTCACCTGGTTGCGGATAACTACCACCTCCGACTAAAGCGACATTCGAAATTGTATGATGTGGGCTTCTAAACGGACGCTGTGCCATTAATCCAGTATCTTTTACACGACCTACTACAGAATGTATTTTTGTGGTTTCTAAAGCTTCGTGTAAAGTCATAGGCGGCAAAATACTCGGCAAACGTTTTGCTAACATGGTTTTTCCTGCTCCTGGAGGTCCTATTAAAATAATGTTATGTCCGCCAGAAGCTGCAATTTCCATACAGCGTTTTATACCTTCTTGTCCTTTCACATCGGAAAAATCGAATTCTGGGAAGTCTAGATTTTTTTCAAACTCTTCTCGTGTATTTATTATAGTTTGCTCTAAGGGTTCTCCTTTATCAAAAAAATTGATGACTTGTTCTATATTTTCTACACCATAAACTTCAAGATTATCAACTATGGCTGCTTCCTTAGCATTTTGAGCTGGTAGAATAAAACCTTTAAAACCTTCTTCTCTAGCTTTAACTGCAATGGGTAAAGCGCCTTTTATGGGCTGCAAACCGCCATCTAATGAGAGTTCTCCCATTATTAAATACTTATCTAATTCTTCTGCTTTAATTTGATTAGTCGAAGCTAGAATTCCGACAGCCAGTGTTAAATCGTATGCAGAGCCTTCTTTACGCAAATCTGCAGGCGACATATTAATTATAATCTTTTTTCCTGGGATTCTATAGCCATTATTTTGAAGCGCAGCAGCAATTCTAAAATTACTCTCTTTAATAGCATTATCAGGCAAACCAACCAAGTGATAGCCTACGCCTTTATCCACATT
The nucleotide sequence above comes from Flavobacteriaceae bacterium HL-DH10. Encoded proteins:
- the pxpA gene encoding 5-oxoprolinase subunit PxpA: MNNFSIDINVDVGEGVGNESQLMPLVSSCNIACGGHAGDNVTMRSVVKLAKQHRVKIGAHPSFPDKENFGRVKMDMSCTALFATLKHQIEDLLSILREEHITLHHVKPHGALYNLVAVDKKAALVIIEVMKSFVDPIKLYVPFQSVIASLALENNIPIVYEAFADRNYNADLSLVSRTKKEALIHDTDVMFKHVYGMILNQKVIAVTGESVPIKAETFCMHGDNFNAVSLLKKLRINLEKEGVKIR
- a CDS encoding YifB family Mg chelatase-like AAA ATPase → MLKKVFASAVFGVEASTVVVEVNVDKGVGYHLVGLPDNAIKESNFRIAAALQNNGYRIPGKKIIINMSPADLRKEGSAYDLTLAVGILASTNQIKAEELDKYLIMGELSLDGGLQPIKGALPIAVKAREEGFKGFILPAQNAKEAAIVDNLEVYGVENIEQVINFFDKGEPLEQTIINTREEFEKNLDFPEFDFSDVKGQEGIKRCMEIAASGGHNIILIGPPGAGKTMLAKRLPSILPPMTLHEALETTKIHSVVGRVKDTGLMAQRPFRSPHHTISNVALVGGGSYPQPGEISLSHNGVLFLDELPEFKREVLEVMRQPLEDREVTISRAKFTVTYPSSFMLVASMNPSPGGYFNDPNAPVTSSPAEMQRYLSKISGPLLDRIDIHIEVTPVPFEKLSEERKSETSVEIRKRVTKAREIQTDRFKASDTVHYNAQMNTKQIRKHCVLDENSKQLLKTAMERLNLSARAYDRILKVSRTIADLEGIEAINGSHISEAIQYRSLDREGWLG